In Deinococcus proteolyticus MRP, a single genomic region encodes these proteins:
- a CDS encoding S8 family serine peptidase codes for MNRIKAITLLSGALFLGACGQTQNTPAAGPAQPAAGHTATELGIAPNTSPSGRWFIELEGEPGALSAQSLSAQQQSVRLQAQSAGIEYQEVASFQTLFNGFSVEIADQEVGKFTRLPGVKAVYPVDIIQQPQLQEGSSAPEMFSAVGMTGADIAQNELGLTGKGVKVGVIDSGIDNEHPAFAGRIVSQYDFVGDDFDASTANGNPIPQPDPIADDCGGHGSHVAGIVGGNDPATGFKGVAPEVSFGSYRVFGCEGSTTGDIMLQAMERAAQDGMDVVNMSIGSSYQWAEYPTAKAADRLVKRGVVVTVSAGNSGANGQFATGAPSLAEKVISVAAVDNAEISLKSFNLTVDGQTRSVGYMAGTPAGEPEVGKVLPVVVADPITACNVNGGNPFVAGQFTGKAVLIQRGTCTFVEKAKNVAAAGASAILMFNNLPGYISPGLGDANLKIPFASFLKEEGEAIRADVQAGKAVTVSFNAGEQRFKNPTGGSITSFSSYGMGPDLELKPELAAPGGNIYSAVPTDPSNTGYDPSGYGIKSGTSMAAPHVAGAAALLLQAHPDWTPEDVKTRMMNTASTRLFFKDGQPVPGTPIYTQLQGAGMLDIPAAYASTVFAAPAKLSLGESDGMPSRSKVVVLTNRGDKPQTFTVQHLPALSVAGTTYSPKPSTGRATMTVNGQSADLDSAGQGGVQVTVPAGGQTELNVTITAPSDLDSKSDYAQYGGYLVAKGTSETVSVPYGGFQGDYQKLEAMGPVYFVQGTQTTKRDFPALYDPARDKVYFENETPEQLPDYTFLTFDRMVGQRGLKVLDAPTLWVHLDHQVQTIVMEAVDASGTAHPVQTFPYVGRDGTNVYQIGSDSRPWSDYVWDGTYEGGAEAPAGQYQLRLRVLKALGNPNNPAHWEMYTSPKFQIVRGAVSPD; via the coding sequence ATGAACCGAATCAAAGCCATCACCCTGCTGTCGGGCGCCCTGTTCCTGGGGGCCTGCGGACAGACCCAGAACACTCCCGCCGCTGGTCCCGCCCAGCCTGCCGCCGGCCACACCGCCACCGAGCTGGGCATCGCCCCCAACACCAGCCCCTCAGGCCGCTGGTTTATCGAGCTGGAAGGTGAGCCGGGCGCCCTGAGTGCCCAGAGCCTGAGTGCTCAGCAGCAGAGCGTGCGCCTACAGGCCCAGAGCGCCGGCATCGAGTATCAGGAAGTCGCCAGCTTCCAGACCCTGTTCAACGGCTTTTCGGTGGAGATCGCCGACCAGGAAGTCGGCAAGTTCACCCGCTTGCCGGGCGTGAAGGCCGTGTATCCGGTGGATATCATCCAGCAGCCACAGCTGCAAGAAGGCAGCAGCGCCCCGGAAATGTTCAGCGCAGTCGGCATGACCGGCGCCGATATCGCCCAGAACGAGCTGGGACTGACCGGGAAGGGCGTCAAGGTAGGCGTCATCGACTCGGGCATCGACAACGAGCACCCCGCCTTCGCCGGGCGGATCGTGTCGCAGTACGATTTCGTGGGCGACGACTTTGACGCCTCCACCGCCAACGGCAACCCCATTCCCCAGCCGGACCCCATTGCCGACGACTGCGGCGGGCACGGCTCGCACGTGGCCGGCATCGTGGGCGGCAACGACCCGGCCACCGGCTTCAAGGGCGTGGCGCCCGAGGTGTCGTTCGGTTCCTACCGCGTGTTCGGCTGTGAAGGCTCCACCACCGGCGACATCATGCTGCAGGCGATGGAACGTGCCGCCCAGGACGGCATGGACGTGGTGAACATGAGCATCGGCTCCTCGTACCAGTGGGCCGAGTACCCCACCGCCAAGGCGGCCGACCGCCTGGTCAAGCGCGGCGTGGTCGTCACGGTCTCGGCCGGCAACAGCGGCGCCAACGGCCAGTTTGCCACCGGCGCACCCTCGCTGGCCGAAAAGGTGATTTCGGTGGCCGCCGTGGACAACGCCGAAATCAGCCTCAAGAGCTTCAACCTGACCGTAGACGGCCAGACCCGCAGCGTGGGGTACATGGCCGGCACCCCCGCCGGCGAACCGGAAGTGGGCAAGGTTCTGCCCGTGGTCGTGGCCGACCCCATCACCGCCTGCAACGTGAACGGCGGGAACCCGTTCGTCGCTGGTCAGTTCACGGGCAAGGCCGTACTGATTCAGCGCGGCACCTGCACCTTCGTGGAAAAAGCCAAGAACGTGGCCGCCGCCGGGGCCAGCGCTATTTTGATGTTCAACAATCTGCCGGGTTACATCTCACCCGGCCTGGGCGACGCTAACCTCAAGATTCCTTTTGCCTCCTTCCTGAAAGAAGAGGGCGAAGCCATCCGCGCCGACGTGCAGGCCGGCAAAGCCGTGACCGTCAGCTTCAATGCGGGCGAGCAGCGCTTCAAGAACCCCACGGGCGGCTCTATCACCAGCTTCTCTTCGTACGGCATGGGCCCGGACCTGGAGCTGAAGCCCGAGCTGGCCGCGCCCGGCGGCAACATCTACTCGGCCGTGCCCACCGACCCCAGCAATACGGGCTATGACCCCAGCGGCTACGGCATCAAGAGCGGTACTTCTATGGCCGCGCCCCACGTGGCCGGCGCCGCCGCACTGCTGCTGCAGGCCCACCCCGACTGGACCCCCGAGGACGTCAAGACCCGCATGATGAACACGGCCAGCACCCGCCTGTTCTTCAAGGACGGTCAGCCGGTGCCCGGCACGCCCATCTACACCCAGCTGCAGGGCGCGGGCATGCTGGATATTCCCGCCGCTTACGCCAGCACCGTCTTCGCCGCGCCGGCCAAGCTGTCGCTGGGCGAAAGCGACGGCATGCCCAGCCGCAGCAAGGTCGTGGTGCTGACCAACCGCGGCGACAAGCCGCAGACCTTTACCGTGCAGCACCTCCCCGCGCTGAGCGTGGCCGGCACCACCTACAGCCCCAAGCCCAGCACGGGCCGGGCCACCATGACCGTGAACGGCCAGAGCGCCGACCTCGACAGTGCCGGCCAGGGCGGCGTGCAGGTCACCGTCCCCGCCGGCGGCCAGACCGAGCTGAACGTGACCATCACCGCGCCCAGCGACCTGGACAGCAAGTCCGACTACGCCCAGTACGGCGGCTACCTCGTTGCCAAGGGCACGTCCGAAACCGTCTCGGTGCCTTACGGCGGCTTCCAGGGCGACTACCAGAAGCTTGAGGCGATGGGTCCGGTGTACTTCGTGCAGGGCACCCAGACCACCAAGCGCGACTTCCCGGCGCTGTACGACCCGGCCCGCGACAAGGTGTACTTCGAGAACGAAACCCCGGAGCAACTGCCCGACTACACCTTCCTCACCTTTGACCGGATGGTGGGTCAGCGCGGCCTGAAGGTGCTGGACGCCCCCACCCTGTGGGTGCACCTCGACCATCAGGTCCAGACCATCGTCATGGAGGCAGTGGACGCCAGCGGCACTGCGCATCCGGTCCAGACCTTCCCTTACGTGGGCCGTGACGGCACCAACGTCTACCAGATCGGCTCCGATTCGCGCCCCTGGAGCGACTACGTGTGGGACGGCACCTACGAGGGCGGCGCCGAGGCTCCGGCCGGCCAGTACCAGCTGCGCCTGCGCGTGCTCAAGGCGCTGGGCAACCCCAACAACCCGGCACACTGGGAGATGTACACCTCGCCCAAGTTCCAGATTGTGCGCGGCGCCGTTTCGCCCGACTGA
- the hemW gene encoding radical SAM family heme chaperone HemW, with product MSVPAPAPIRHLYVHVPFCPSICPYCDFHVLTRQSGLVEQYLAQVEREAERLAAEYPVELDTVYLGGGTPSFLRDSEMAALVGSVQRWLGWGRAENTLEINPGTVSAERAAHWRALGFDRASVGVQSLHDPTLLFLGRRHSAAQARAAVEHLLAREFRVSGDLITAVAGQPLEADIRGLHELGVGHISAYTLTIEPGTEFARRGVTVSEADERRGFEVTAALLAELGYERYEISNYARPGQQSQHNLAYWHTRHYLGLGPGAAGHYPAAAPAVSMRRTNPHLHEWLAGAQGEAELVTGHDWVTDALFMGLRLRTGVNLAELSRRSGVDVAREYAPAIRANVERGLLVQEGQQLQATEAGWWILNSVIGDFLELDLARP from the coding sequence GTGAGCGTTCCCGCCCCGGCCCCCATCCGCCATCTGTACGTGCATGTGCCGTTCTGTCCCAGCATCTGTCCCTACTGTGACTTTCATGTGCTGACGCGCCAGAGCGGACTGGTCGAGCAGTATCTGGCGCAGGTGGAGCGTGAAGCTGAGCGGCTGGCCGCCGAGTACCCGGTGGAGCTGGACACGGTGTATCTGGGCGGCGGCACTCCCAGTTTCCTGCGCGACAGCGAAATGGCAGCGCTGGTCGGCAGCGTGCAGCGCTGGCTGGGCTGGGGCCGGGCCGAAAATACGCTGGAGATCAACCCCGGCACCGTCAGCGCAGAGCGGGCAGCGCACTGGCGGGCACTGGGTTTTGACCGCGCCAGCGTGGGCGTGCAGAGCCTGCACGACCCGACCCTGCTGTTTCTGGGCCGGCGGCACTCGGCGGCGCAGGCCCGCGCTGCCGTGGAGCACCTGCTGGCGCGGGAGTTCCGGGTGAGCGGCGACCTGATTACGGCGGTGGCCGGGCAGCCGCTGGAAGCCGACATTCGCGGCCTGCACGAGCTGGGCGTGGGGCACATCAGCGCCTACACGCTGACCATAGAACCCGGCACCGAATTTGCTCGCCGGGGCGTGACTGTCAGCGAGGCCGACGAGCGGCGCGGCTTCGAGGTGACGGCCGCCCTGCTGGCCGAACTGGGCTACGAACGCTACGAAATCAGCAACTACGCCCGCCCCGGCCAGCAGTCGCAGCACAACCTGGCCTACTGGCACACCCGGCATTACCTGGGGCTGGGGCCGGGGGCGGCGGGGCACTATCCGGCGGCGGCTCCGGCCGTGTCCATGCGCCGCACCAACCCTCATCTGCACGAATGGCTGGCCGGCGCACAGGGCGAAGCCGAGCTGGTCACTGGCCACGACTGGGTCACCGACGCCCTGTTCATGGGGCTGCGGCTGCGGACAGGAGTGAACTTGGCCGAGCTGTCGCGGCGCAGCGGCGTGGATGTGGCCCGCGAGTACGCCCCGGCCATCCGCGCCAACGTGGAGCGCGGCCTGCTGGTTCAAGAAGGCCAGCAGCTGCAGGCCACGGAAGCGGGCTGGTGGATTCTGAACAGCGTCATCGGCGACTTTCTGGAACTCGATTTGGCGCGTCCGTAG
- a CDS encoding M16 family metallopeptidase, with amino-acid sequence MSGADTGRQLRLGRLPSGLRLLTESDPQASTVAAGFFIASGARHDRPGGQGAAHFLEHLLFKGSERLSAAELNERLDWLGGAHNAFTSQEQTVYHIAGLPEDLPQLLETLRELLNPALREADIAAERGVILEEIAMYASQPGVRVVEAMQAEFWGTHPLGQNILGSPGSVSALDRTALHTQLQQAYAPQNVLLVITGALDEPEVWAWAERELAHWPWPGAALPTAAPAVSPTPSGQVRQLVWPGLERAQGAFAWPGLPSCHPLRAAATVLAELTGGENSRLYWTLLDSGLADSADLGHLDFRDCGSFEGGFSCDPDRAGEVTRLFLDTVAGLHRHPPTPAEVSSAARRLAAETGLRADTPAERLFVLGLENMHQTGERPISPEDLTAEFRAVMSEQVAAVLSACSLTQPSGALLLPAP; translated from the coding sequence ATGAGCGGGGCGGATACCGGCCGCCAGCTGCGGCTGGGGCGACTGCCAAGCGGCCTACGCCTGCTGACCGAGAGCGACCCGCAGGCTTCTACAGTGGCCGCCGGTTTCTTTATCGCCAGCGGGGCGCGGCATGACCGGCCGGGCGGGCAGGGCGCCGCGCACTTTTTGGAACATCTGCTGTTCAAGGGCTCCGAGCGGCTCAGCGCCGCCGAGCTGAACGAGCGGCTCGACTGGCTGGGCGGAGCACACAACGCTTTTACTTCGCAGGAGCAGACCGTCTACCACATTGCCGGCCTGCCCGAAGACCTGCCGCAGCTGCTGGAAACCCTGCGTGAGCTGCTGAATCCGGCCCTGCGGGAAGCCGATATCGCCGCCGAGCGCGGGGTGATTCTGGAAGAAATAGCGATGTACGCCTCGCAGCCGGGCGTGCGGGTGGTGGAAGCCATGCAGGCCGAATTCTGGGGCACGCACCCGCTGGGGCAGAACATCCTGGGGAGCCCCGGCAGCGTGAGCGCCCTGGACCGCACTGCCCTGCACACGCAGCTTCAGCAGGCCTACGCGCCGCAGAACGTGCTGCTGGTGATCACCGGCGCCCTGGACGAGCCCGAGGTCTGGGCCTGGGCCGAGCGCGAACTGGCCCACTGGCCCTGGCCGGGAGCGGCCCTTCCCACAGCTGCCCCCGCAGTCTCCCCTACTCCCAGCGGACAGGTGCGGCAGCTGGTCTGGCCGGGGCTGGAACGTGCCCAGGGCGCCTTCGCCTGGCCGGGGCTGCCTTCGTGCCATCCCCTGCGGGCCGCCGCCACCGTGCTGGCCGAACTGACCGGCGGCGAGAACAGCCGGCTGTACTGGACACTGCTGGACAGCGGCCTGGCCGACAGTGCCGACCTGGGTCACCTCGACTTCCGGGACTGCGGCAGTTTCGAGGGTGGCTTTTCGTGCGACCCCGACCGGGCCGGCGAAGTGACCCGGCTCTTTCTGGATACCGTGGCCGGGCTGCACCGCCACCCACCCACCCCTGCCGAGGTAAGCAGCGCCGCCCGCCGCCTGGCCGCCGAAACGGGCCTGCGCGCCGACACGCCCGCCGAGCGGCTGTTCGTGCTGGGCCTGGAAAATATGCACCAGACCGGCGAACGGCCCATCAGCCCTGAAGACCTCACCGCCGAGTTCCGGGCCGTGATGTCCGAGCAGGTTGCGGCGGTGCTCAGCGCCTGCTCACTCACGCAGCCCAGCGGCGCGCTGCTGCTGCCCGCGCCTTAA
- a CDS encoding PPC domain-containing protein yields MQRTLPALLGLSLLLASCGQPGVPTQPGQPGQPSAGAPDRTTDTTMAAPVTITPGQTYGGVIAGQPRDFDYYIFDAAAGDRLQIDVKAPAGSTLDPVVRVYLNDGWVLLEKDDDGAYNPSDNSLDAQVLFNADKTGRYAIEVTSFKLVNDPAATDDNAKNLYTVTLNRR; encoded by the coding sequence ATGCAACGAACCCTCCCCGCGCTTCTCGGCCTTAGCCTGCTGCTGGCCTCCTGTGGTCAGCCCGGCGTGCCCACCCAACCCGGACAACCCGGACAGCCCAGTGCCGGAGCGCCTGACCGCACCACCGACACGACCATGGCCGCGCCCGTGACCATCACCCCCGGTCAGACCTACGGCGGCGTGATTGCCGGCCAGCCCCGCGACTTCGACTACTACATTTTCGACGCGGCGGCCGGCGACCGGCTGCAGATTGATGTCAAGGCGCCCGCCGGCAGCACCCTGGACCCGGTGGTGCGGGTGTACCTGAACGACGGCTGGGTGCTGCTGGAAAAGGACGACGACGGCGCCTACAACCCCAGCGACAACTCGCTGGACGCCCAGGTGCTGTTCAATGCCGACAAAACCGGCCGCTACGCCATCGAAGTCACCAGCTTCAAGCTGGTCAACGACCCCGCAGCCACCGACGACAACGCCAAGAACCTCTATACCGTCACGCTGAACCGGCGCTGA
- a CDS encoding glycosyltransferase — MRIGIVTATYPPSRNGVATSTALFVRGLRALGHEVRVFAPRHPAQYRQPGWVEEGEVYRLPTSFRAARLLGAPADYPVLLHPRSLTRRLPLDDLDVLHTMHPFLAGRLALDWSRRPGRVTGRRAPVVYTAHTQYDQYLHYSPVPPRLAAPAMRRHVVEFAAQVDAVLAPGQAMQEMLRRYGYAGEVQLFPNPVDLSAFTAADGGPLDGAAFRVQYGLNPQAPLAMYLGRLAPEKNLEALLAAFALARQSRPELQLAVVGDGPSYAELSRRLPPGAVLTGGLPYEQVPLALAAADVFVTASTSEVLPMSMIEALAARAPLVAARSPAALDLIQEGVNGHVTGPQAEALAQGLLAALDPRALPGLRRGAWDTARTYDLSRRAQALAELYSGLLDRC, encoded by the coding sequence GTGCGTATCGGCATTGTCACCGCCACTTATCCGCCTTCCAGAAACGGTGTGGCGACTTCCACGGCGCTGTTTGTGCGGGGCCTGCGCGCCCTGGGTCACGAGGTCCGGGTCTTCGCGCCCCGGCATCCGGCCCAGTACCGCCAGCCCGGCTGGGTCGAGGAGGGCGAAGTGTACCGCCTGCCCACCTCTTTCCGCGCTGCCCGGCTGCTGGGGGCTCCGGCCGATTATCCGGTGCTGCTCCATCCCCGCTCGCTGACCCGCCGGCTGCCGCTGGATGACCTGGACGTGCTGCACACCATGCACCCTTTTCTGGCCGGGCGCTTGGCGCTCGACTGGTCGCGCCGACCGGGCCGCGTGACCGGGCGGCGGGCGCCGGTGGTGTACACCGCCCACACCCAGTACGACCAGTACCTGCACTACTCGCCGGTGCCGCCCCGGCTGGCCGCCCCTGCCATGCGCCGGCATGTGGTCGAGTTCGCTGCCCAGGTGGACGCGGTGCTGGCTCCCGGGCAAGCCATGCAGGAGATGCTGCGCCGCTACGGCTATGCGGGTGAGGTGCAGCTGTTTCCCAACCCGGTGGACCTGTCGGCCTTTACGGCTGCGGACGGCGGTCCGCTGGACGGTGCCGCCTTCCGGGTGCAGTACGGCCTGAACCCGCAGGCTCCGCTGGCCATGTACCTGGGCCGCCTGGCCCCGGAGAAGAATCTGGAGGCGTTGCTGGCCGCCTTCGCCCTGGCCCGCCAGAGCCGCCCGGAGTTGCAGCTGGCGGTGGTGGGCGACGGTCCCAGCTACGCCGAGCTGAGCCGCCGCCTTCCCCCCGGCGCAGTCCTGACCGGGGGGCTGCCCTATGAACAGGTGCCGCTGGCCCTGGCTGCGGCCGACGTGTTCGTGACTGCCAGTACCTCCGAGGTGCTGCCCATGAGCATGATTGAGGCGCTGGCAGCCCGCGCTCCACTGGTGGCGGCCCGCAGCCCCGCTGCCCTGGATTTGATACAGGAGGGGGTCAATGGCCATGTGACCGGGCCGCAGGCGGAAGCGCTGGCGCAGGGCCTGCTGGCCGCGCTGGACCCCCGCGCCTTACCTGGCCTGCGCCGTGGCGCCTGGGACACTGCCAGGACCTACGACCTGTCCCGGCGGGCACAGGCCCTGGCCGAGCTGTACAGCGGGCTGCTGGACCGCTGCTAG
- a CDS encoding Ppx/GppA phosphatase family protein, protein MRVAVADVGTNSTHLLIAEAQGGHYRVLDALKVRTRLGECLDESGNMTPEGEERLRGALLRFRELADALEVPNVRVYATSALREAPNGPEIAERMRQETGVYPVIISGEREGRLTYLGAAHSVEFGDDNLLLDLGGGSLELIRGSAEEVQDVVSLPLGGIRMQDRFLHRDPPGKSEYRALVAYLQGALEPYRGRFGAGPDTQVVLSSGTAEDLALAVAARAGQAPSSVNGLRMTLDELGGLLGDLRRMSEEERARIPAFAKRARIIVAAAAVLHTALSVLGAREVVISEGALREGMVVEELQRHEDYVAGLTARHRGALALAERFRADLPHARQVTALSKELYDQLSGQGQALPEEGRGLLRAAATLHEVGQLVTQSSHHKHSAYLIRHGGLLGFGAREVELVAQIARYHRRSLPKEAHEDWTALNREDQTLVSQMAAILRVADGLDRSYGGHTRIETLERSGKGWCLTACVPNTLDRQGAQEKADLWAREFGPLSFVWLSEEECLDAAEMALELEGGRPA, encoded by the coding sequence ATGCGCGTTGCCGTGGCCGACGTCGGAACCAATTCCACCCACCTCCTGATTGCCGAGGCGCAGGGAGGACATTACCGGGTGCTGGACGCCCTGAAGGTCCGTACCCGGCTGGGTGAGTGCCTGGACGAAAGTGGAAACATGACCCCCGAGGGCGAAGAGCGGCTGCGCGGCGCCCTGCTGCGCTTCCGCGAACTGGCCGACGCGCTGGAAGTGCCCAATGTGCGCGTGTACGCCACTTCGGCGCTGCGTGAAGCTCCCAATGGCCCTGAAATCGCCGAGCGGATGCGGCAGGAGACCGGCGTGTATCCGGTCATCATCAGCGGGGAGCGCGAAGGCCGGCTCACCTATCTGGGCGCGGCCCACTCGGTGGAGTTCGGTGACGACAATCTGCTGCTCGACCTGGGCGGCGGCAGCCTGGAGCTGATTCGTGGCAGCGCCGAGGAAGTGCAGGACGTGGTCAGTCTGCCGCTGGGCGGTATCCGCATGCAGGACCGCTTCTTGCACCGCGACCCGCCCGGCAAGTCGGAATACCGGGCGCTGGTCGCCTATCTGCAGGGCGCGCTGGAGCCTTACCGTGGACGCTTCGGGGCCGGGCCAGACACTCAGGTCGTGCTGTCCAGTGGCACCGCCGAGGACCTGGCGCTGGCTGTGGCGGCGCGGGCCGGGCAGGCTCCTTCCAGTGTCAACGGCCTGCGGATGACGCTGGACGAGCTGGGCGGCCTGCTGGGTGACCTGCGCCGCATGTCCGAAGAGGAGCGGGCGCGGATTCCTGCGTTTGCCAAGCGCGCCCGCATCATCGTGGCGGCGGCGGCAGTGCTGCATACGGCGCTCAGCGTGCTGGGTGCCCGCGAGGTGGTCATCAGCGAGGGTGCCCTGCGTGAGGGCATGGTGGTAGAAGAGTTGCAGCGCCATGAGGACTACGTGGCCGGCCTGACGGCCCGGCACCGCGGCGCCCTGGCCCTGGCCGAGCGCTTCCGCGCCGACTTGCCGCACGCCCGGCAGGTCACGGCGCTGAGCAAAGAGCTGTACGACCAGCTGAGCGGCCAGGGCCAGGCACTCCCCGAAGAGGGGCGCGGCCTGCTGCGGGCGGCTGCCACCCTGCACGAGGTAGGCCAGCTGGTCACGCAGAGCAGCCACCACAAGCACTCGGCGTACCTGATTCGCCATGGCGGCCTGCTGGGCTTCGGTGCCCGCGAGGTGGAGCTGGTGGCCCAGATTGCCCGCTACCATCGCCGCAGCCTCCCCAAGGAGGCGCACGAGGACTGGACGGCCCTCAACCGTGAGGACCAGACGTTGGTCTCGCAGATGGCCGCCATTCTGCGGGTGGCCGACGGTCTGGACCGCTCCTACGGCGGGCATACCCGCATAGAGACGCTGGAGCGCAGCGGCAAGGGCTGGTGCCTGACCGCCTGTGTGCCCAACACCCTTGACCGCCAGGGCGCTCAGGAGAAGGCCGACCTGTGGGCCCGCGAGTTCGGGCCGCTCAGTTTCGTCTGGCTCAGCGAGGAAGAGTGCCTAGACGCTGCCGAAATGGCGCTGGAGCTTGAGGGAGGCCGCCCCGCCTGA
- a CDS encoding M16 family metallopeptidase: protein MTFTPPTARSARPATAAPAAELFALPSGLTLAAQPRAGAAFALSLRVPWGSAHDPLGLEGTAGVLEEWLFKGAADRDARALADAFDALGLRHGGGVGTEATRLSLSGLNADLPAALRLLADVVRRPALPASEVPVLADLARQDLEGLQDTPEERLALHTRAAVFGGPRPAQGSGAMLAGFGHPVSGTHAGLSALTAQSLRDAHARWGAQGSLLAVVADLSAAEIREQVEEVFGDWAPGTTPEAPEPHFHAGVRSHLSHAGSEQTHLSLSWPAVGANHPDYLPSQLALTAFSGGSASRLFHAVREERGLAYAAHASALLLGSQGFWQLGAASTPSRAQETLDVLLAETERLRLGLTTHEFERARRGLLTGLAFSEEGLRARAGAMLRDLVLLGRLREPGELRGQLRAITLEEVNGYLAALPDPLPGAALVTLGRAPLSLGAQELSA, encoded by the coding sequence GTGACATTCACGCCGCCCACCGCCCGCTCTGCCCGTCCTGCCACCGCCGCGCCCGCTGCCGAACTGTTCGCCCTGCCAAGTGGCCTTACGCTGGCCGCCCAGCCACGGGCCGGGGCCGCCTTTGCCCTCAGCCTGCGCGTGCCCTGGGGCAGCGCCCACGACCCACTGGGCCTGGAGGGCACGGCCGGCGTGCTGGAAGAATGGCTGTTCAAGGGAGCCGCAGACCGGGACGCCCGCGCTCTGGCTGACGCGTTCGATGCACTGGGTCTGCGGCATGGGGGTGGCGTGGGGACCGAAGCCACCCGCCTGAGCCTGAGCGGCCTGAACGCCGACCTGCCGGCCGCCCTGCGCCTGCTGGCCGACGTGGTTCGCCGCCCCGCCCTGCCGGCAAGCGAGGTGCCGGTGCTGGCCGACCTGGCCCGGCAGGACCTGGAAGGGCTGCAGGACACGCCTGAGGAACGCTTGGCCCTGCATACCCGCGCGGCCGTGTTCGGGGGACCGCGCCCGGCCCAGGGGAGCGGCGCCATGCTGGCCGGCTTCGGCCATCCGGTCAGCGGGACCCACGCGGGCCTGAGCGCCCTGACCGCACAGAGCCTGCGGGACGCCCACGCCCGCTGGGGTGCACAGGGCAGCCTGCTGGCCGTGGTGGCCGACCTGAGCGCGGCCGAAATCCGCGAGCAGGTAGAAGAAGTGTTCGGAGACTGGGCGCCCGGCACCACTCCAGAAGCTCCCGAGCCGCACTTTCATGCAGGCGTGCGCTCGCACCTCAGCCATGCGGGCAGTGAGCAGACCCACCTCAGCCTCAGCTGGCCGGCGGTGGGTGCCAACCATCCCGACTATCTGCCCAGTCAGCTGGCCCTGACGGCCTTTTCGGGAGGTAGCGCCAGCCGCCTGTTCCACGCCGTGCGCGAAGAACGCGGCCTGGCCTACGCCGCGCACGCCTCCGCGCTGCTGCTGGGGTCGCAGGGATTCTGGCAGCTGGGGGCCGCCAGCACGCCCAGCCGCGCCCAGGAGACCCTGGACGTGCTGCTGGCCGAAACGGAGCGGCTGCGCCTGGGCCTCACCACACATGAATTCGAGCGGGCCCGGCGCGGCCTGCTGACTGGACTGGCCTTTTCGGAAGAGGGCCTGCGTGCGCGGGCCGGCGCCATGCTGCGCGACCTGGTGCTGCTGGGCCGCCTGCGCGAGCCTGGCGAGCTGCGGGGCCAGCTGCGGGCCATCACTCTGGAAGAGGTGAACGGCTACCTGGCGGCTCTCCCTGACCCCCTGCCGGGCGCGGCGCTGGTCACACTGGGCCGCGCTCCGCTCAGCCTGGGCGCACAGGAGCTGAGCGCATGA
- a CDS encoding MFS transporter, with protein MLWKNPALMLRLLALLILSEAAHFGFFITALPLRAESLSLNAALIGTLTGGHYLADALSKGPMGYLAGRWGAGLLLALASLAGLLVLGTVTVGHLPYLALFALAAVWGVLYGSLWPVVMGYSQLLAEPGRTSRALALTSLAVAPGLALGVGVLGPLMQRQPQQGLDLLLGLQGLALLLSLTLLRLKPAPQTGNRAASLGELRRQWSGVALLLPAALAQTLAPGLLVTLVFPLLAQFGLGMMDLAWPALGLLVGLGLTLWLAGRLADRTSPRRALLPGLLVLALSYGLLALPHPEDRLWLALPLLGMGYGAFLTGWNGLVGQVLPQGQRMTGWGAIMTVEALGYAAGPVLGGLMWTHYGHSGVFATGAAVFVTTLVYYLWAAGQAQPTRSTVYSESARP; from the coding sequence ATGCTGTGGAAAAACCCTGCCCTGATGCTGCGCCTGCTGGCCCTGCTGATTCTGAGCGAAGCGGCGCACTTCGGGTTTTTCATCACTGCCCTGCCGCTGCGCGCCGAGTCCCTGAGCCTAAATGCCGCCCTTATCGGCACCCTGACCGGCGGACACTACCTGGCCGACGCCCTGAGCAAAGGGCCGATGGGGTACCTGGCCGGCCGCTGGGGCGCGGGGCTGCTGCTGGCCCTGGCCTCGCTGGCCGGGCTGCTGGTGCTGGGCACGGTCACGGTGGGCCATCTGCCCTACCTGGCGCTGTTCGCACTGGCAGCAGTGTGGGGAGTGCTGTACGGCTCACTGTGGCCGGTGGTGATGGGCTACTCGCAGCTGCTGGCCGAGCCGGGCCGCACCTCGCGGGCGCTGGCCCTTACCTCGCTGGCGGTGGCCCCAGGGTTGGCGCTGGGTGTAGGCGTGCTCGGCCCGCTGATGCAGCGTCAGCCACAGCAAGGGCTGGACTTGCTGCTGGGCTTGCAGGGGTTGGCGCTGCTGCTGTCGCTCACCCTGCTGCGCCTGAAACCTGCGCCCCAGACCGGCAACCGGGCCGCCTCGCTGGGTGAACTGCGCCGGCAGTGGAGCGGCGTGGCGCTGCTGCTGCCCGCCGCCCTAGCGCAGACCCTGGCGCCGGGCCTGCTGGTCACCCTGGTTTTTCCGCTGCTGGCACAGTTTGGCCTGGGCATGATGGACCTGGCCTGGCCCGCGCTGGGCCTGCTGGTGGGCCTGGGGCTGACGCTGTGGCTGGCGGGCCGCCTGGCCGACCGCACCTCGCCGCGCCGGGCACTGCTGCCAGGGCTGCTGGTGCTGGCCCTCAGCTACGGCCTGCTGGCCTTGCCCCATCCCGAAGACCGGCTGTGGCTGGCACTGCCGCTGCTGGGCATGGGCTACGGCGCCTTCCTGACCGGCTGGAACGGTCTGGTGGGTCAGGTGCTGCCCCAGGGCCAGCGCATGACCGGCTGGGGCGCCATCATGACGGTGGAAGCCCTGGGCTACGCTGCCGGGCCGGTGCTAGGCGGTTTGATGTGGACCCACTACGGGCACAGCGGGGTGTTCGCGACCGGCGCGGCCGTCTTTGTGACCACGCTGGTGTACTACCTGTGGGCGGCGGGCCAGGCTCAGCCCACCCGCAGCACTGTCTATTCCGAGTCGGCCCGCCCGTAG